Proteins found in one Elusimicrobiota bacterium genomic segment:
- a CDS encoding efflux RND transporter permease subunit → MDLPELSVKQPVFVTSIVILMLAAGGLLMTRLGVDLYPDVAFPTITATVEYPGAGPDEVETQILKPLEDEVAAIAGLKKLRATAKEGVGTIVAEFTLETDPKYAEQQVRVRVDLARRKLPDDAKEPVIRRFDPSDTAQLAIAVSADLSPAELYDLADDVVRPALQQVPQVGLVEVVGGRKREIRVDLDRAELARRELSAGAVSDALAAAGKNTPAGRVTRGAGDRLFRTIGDFADARDVESVIVAFRGNETPIRVRDLGKVGDGLQDEKTRAFWNGKPALYVQVYRQSGSNTLAVVDAVKARLAKLQAELAARPGAPTLTVVMDRSKAIKDNVDDVKETIFLGIILTFVVVFLFLGSARSTLITGLAIPTSLLGSFVMMYVFGFTINMMTLLAMSLAVGLLIDDAIVVRENIFKRQEAGEPAEKAAVDGTREVALAVVATTAAVIAVFLPIAFLQGIVGQFFKQFGLTVVFAMAISLFDALTIAPMMSAYFAAGGSGHGAKKKAGALDRLLAAVDRGQTRLEEAYEWSLRRSIGRPWAVLAGAAALFVGSLGIAALVPKTFLPPQDNGQFSVSLELEPGASLEATAKAAAVVDGLLRAHPEVKTSKLTVGNADNESHKADFYVELVPRRKRTMNTTAFKNLMREELKPYASWRASVKDYDDFGAGMRPFNLVLLGQDAEALRAYSDKVYARFMNHPALLEPETSEKPGKPEGRTALDEERARRLGLSTLLVGRELRAQIEGETPAVYRKDGREYDVRVRLQEDQRDIQADFAKTLVPNVNGRLVRLSDAARAVSGRSPAAVNRSDRARSVRLGADVAPGGSGLGGAMAEFRSLAAGELKPPPGVAYRFEGQAEDFEELIVNMALAAGLAVFFIFLALASLYESFITPLTIMLVLPLAASGGFLALWLTGQSLDIYSMIGMILLLGIATKNSILLVDRTKQLTARGMPDMEAAIRAGRDRLRPILMTSFALVAGMIPVAVGLNEASAQRTSMGVTAIGGIVSSTFLTLFVVPAAYALFERFRVWSLARARRIGGLDAAAPSAKPAAAERALESLEI, encoded by the coding sequence ATGGACCTTCCCGAACTGTCGGTCAAGCAGCCCGTCTTCGTGACGAGCATCGTGATCCTGATGCTGGCGGCCGGAGGCCTGCTCATGACGCGCCTCGGCGTCGACCTGTACCCCGACGTCGCCTTCCCCACGATCACCGCGACGGTCGAGTATCCCGGCGCCGGCCCCGACGAGGTGGAGACCCAGATCCTCAAGCCGCTCGAGGACGAGGTCGCCGCGATCGCGGGTCTCAAGAAGCTGCGCGCCACGGCCAAGGAGGGCGTCGGCACGATCGTCGCCGAGTTCACTCTCGAGACCGACCCGAAGTACGCCGAGCAGCAGGTGCGCGTGCGCGTCGACCTCGCCCGGCGCAAGCTGCCGGACGACGCGAAGGAGCCCGTGATCCGCCGCTTCGACCCCAGCGACACGGCCCAGCTCGCGATCGCGGTTTCGGCCGACCTGTCTCCCGCCGAGCTGTACGACCTCGCCGACGACGTCGTGCGCCCGGCCCTGCAGCAGGTCCCGCAGGTCGGCCTCGTCGAGGTCGTCGGCGGCCGCAAGCGCGAGATCCGCGTCGACCTCGACCGCGCCGAGCTCGCCCGCCGCGAGCTGTCGGCGGGCGCCGTGTCCGACGCCCTGGCCGCCGCGGGCAAGAACACGCCCGCAGGGCGCGTCACCCGCGGCGCGGGCGACCGCCTGTTCCGGACGATCGGCGACTTCGCGGACGCCCGCGACGTCGAGAGCGTCATCGTGGCCTTCCGCGGCAACGAGACGCCGATCCGCGTCCGCGACCTCGGCAAGGTGGGCGACGGCCTGCAGGACGAGAAGACCCGGGCGTTCTGGAACGGCAAGCCCGCGCTGTACGTCCAGGTCTACCGCCAGTCGGGCTCCAACACCTTGGCCGTCGTCGACGCGGTGAAGGCCCGGCTCGCCAAGCTCCAGGCGGAGCTGGCGGCCCGCCCCGGCGCCCCGACGCTCACCGTCGTCATGGACCGCTCGAAGGCGATCAAGGACAACGTCGACGACGTCAAGGAGACGATCTTCCTCGGCATCATCCTCACCTTCGTCGTGGTGTTCCTGTTCCTGGGCAGCGCCCGCTCGACCTTGATCACCGGCCTCGCGATCCCGACCTCTCTGCTCGGCTCCTTCGTCATGATGTACGTCTTCGGCTTCACCATCAACATGATGACCTTGCTCGCGATGAGCCTGGCCGTCGGCCTGCTCATCGACGACGCGATCGTCGTGCGCGAGAACATCTTCAAGCGCCAGGAGGCGGGCGAGCCCGCGGAGAAGGCGGCCGTCGACGGCACGCGCGAGGTCGCGCTCGCCGTCGTCGCGACGACGGCGGCGGTCATCGCCGTCTTCCTGCCGATCGCCTTCCTTCAGGGCATCGTCGGCCAGTTCTTCAAGCAGTTCGGCCTCACCGTCGTGTTCGCGATGGCGATCTCCCTGTTCGACGCGCTGACCATCGCGCCCATGATGTCGGCGTACTTCGCCGCCGGCGGCTCCGGCCACGGCGCGAAGAAGAAGGCGGGAGCGCTCGACCGCCTGCTCGCCGCCGTGGACCGCGGCCAGACGCGCCTCGAGGAGGCGTATGAATGGTCCCTGCGCCGCTCGATCGGACGGCCGTGGGCGGTGCTTGCCGGCGCGGCCGCGCTGTTCGTCGGAAGCCTCGGCATCGCGGCCCTGGTCCCGAAGACCTTCCTCCCGCCCCAGGACAACGGCCAGTTCTCGGTCTCGCTCGAGCTCGAGCCCGGCGCGAGCCTTGAGGCGACGGCCAAGGCGGCCGCCGTGGTGGACGGCCTCCTGCGCGCCCACCCCGAGGTCAAGACCAGCAAGCTCACGGTCGGCAACGCCGACAACGAGTCCCACAAGGCCGACTTCTACGTCGAGCTCGTGCCCCGCAGGAAGCGGACGATGAACACGACGGCCTTCAAGAACCTGATGCGCGAGGAGCTCAAGCCCTACGCGTCGTGGCGCGCGAGCGTGAAGGACTACGACGACTTCGGCGCGGGCATGCGCCCGTTCAATCTCGTCCTCCTCGGCCAGGACGCCGAGGCCCTGCGCGCCTACTCCGACAAGGTCTACGCCCGCTTCATGAATCACCCCGCCCTGCTCGAGCCGGAGACGAGCGAGAAGCCGGGCAAGCCGGAGGGCCGGACGGCGCTCGACGAGGAGCGCGCGCGGCGCCTGGGGCTGTCCACCTTGCTCGTCGGCCGCGAGCTGCGCGCCCAGATCGAGGGCGAGACGCCCGCGGTGTACCGCAAGGACGGGCGCGAGTACGACGTCAGGGTCCGCTTACAGGAGGATCAGCGCGACATCCAGGCGGATTTCGCCAAGACCCTCGTGCCGAACGTCAACGGGCGGCTCGTGCGCCTGTCCGACGCGGCGCGCGCGGTCTCCGGGCGCTCGCCGGCGGCGGTCAACCGCTCCGACCGGGCGCGCTCGGTGCGCTTGGGGGCCGACGTGGCTCCGGGCGGCTCCGGGCTCGGCGGCGCGATGGCCGAGTTCCGCTCGCTCGCGGCGGGCGAGCTCAAGCCGCCGCCCGGCGTGGCCTACCGCTTCGAGGGCCAGGCGGAGGACTTCGAGGAGCTCATCGTGAACATGGCGCTCGCGGCCGGGCTCGCCGTCTTCTTCATCTTCCTCGCGCTGGCGAGCCTGTACGAGTCGTTCATCACGCCGCTGACGATCATGCTCGTCCTGCCTCTGGCGGCGAGCGGCGGCTTTCTCGCGCTGTGGCTCACGGGGCAGTCGCTCGACATCTACTCGATGATCGGCATGATCCTGCTGCTCGGCATCGCGACGAAGAACTCGATCCTGCTCGTCGACCGCACGAAGCAGCTGACGGCCCGCGGCATGCCCGACATGGAGGCCGCGATCCGGGCCGGACGCGACCGCCTGCGGCCGATCCTGATGACCTCGTTCGCGCTCGTCGCGGGGATGATCCCGGTCGCCGTCGGCCTCAACGAGGCGTCGGCGCAGCGCACGAGCATGGGCGTGACCGCGATCGGCGGGATAGTGAGTTCCACCTTTCTTACCTTGTTCGTCGTGCCCGCGGCCTACGCGCTGTTCGAGCGCTTCCGGGTGTGGTCGCTCGCGCGGGCCCGGCGCATCGGCGGGCTCGACGCGGCGGCCCCGTCCGCGAAGCCCGCGGCCGCCGAAAGAGCTTTGGAAAGCCTCGAGATCTGA
- a CDS encoding TolC family protein gives MGAPLSVADYLGQVAERHDGVRAAAEGEAGARERAAEGLIRTAPTLFVEGERSLDASPKNFVGAEGERVERSSVKAGVSQVLPFGANAKVYYAFSRNDLNGADPNFVKPPSYYYASPTAELSVDLWRNALGRETKAGVASARHRALSRAFGERMSRRRILSEAEQAYWSLAAARRVSEIARQSLARAEKLRDWAAKRAASALADRSDLLEAEAVVRLRALDLRQAEDDRRVAERAFEVERGGTGNAPEELAALEDDGAAPRRASAPDEVAAAEHEAGAAAADGAAGVEGARPRVEAYVAGALTGRRAGSRDAVSDSVGPDSPRWTAGARVSVPLDLSVLRAARTGHRAEAAAAGRRARRAAYESAANWKDLTDRLEDARRRVVLAGEIEKAQLERVETERRRHGEGRTTTFFVLQAEQDWAAARRSLVGAELQVKLASARLKPYSEEN, from the coding sequence GTGGGCGCCCCGTTGTCGGTAGCGGATTATCTCGGCCAGGTCGCCGAGCGCCATGACGGCGTCCGGGCCGCGGCCGAGGGCGAGGCCGGCGCGCGCGAGCGCGCGGCGGAAGGCCTGATCCGCACGGCCCCGACCTTGTTCGTGGAGGGGGAACGCTCCCTCGACGCGTCGCCGAAGAACTTCGTCGGCGCGGAAGGCGAGCGCGTCGAGCGTTCCTCGGTCAAGGCCGGCGTCTCGCAGGTCCTGCCCTTCGGCGCGAACGCCAAGGTCTACTACGCGTTCTCGCGCAACGACCTGAACGGCGCCGATCCGAATTTCGTGAAGCCTCCTTCCTATTATTACGCGAGCCCGACGGCCGAGCTCAGCGTGGACCTGTGGCGCAACGCGCTGGGGCGCGAGACCAAGGCGGGTGTGGCGTCCGCCCGGCATCGCGCGCTGTCCCGCGCGTTCGGCGAGCGCATGAGCCGCCGGAGGATCCTCTCCGAGGCCGAGCAGGCCTATTGGTCGCTCGCCGCCGCGCGGCGCGTGTCGGAGATCGCCCGGCAAAGCTTGGCCCGCGCGGAGAAGCTGCGCGACTGGGCGGCCAAGCGCGCCGCGAGCGCGCTCGCCGACCGCTCCGACCTGCTCGAGGCCGAGGCCGTCGTCCGCCTGCGGGCCCTCGACCTGCGCCAGGCCGAGGACGACCGCCGGGTCGCCGAGCGCGCCTTCGAGGTGGAGCGCGGCGGGACCGGGAACGCGCCCGAGGAATTGGCCGCGCTGGAGGACGACGGCGCCGCGCCGCGCCGGGCGTCGGCGCCGGACGAGGTCGCCGCCGCCGAGCACGAGGCGGGCGCGGCCGCGGCGGACGGCGCCGCGGGCGTCGAGGGCGCGCGGCCCCGCGTCGAGGCGTACGTCGCCGGGGCGCTGACCGGGCGCCGCGCGGGCTCCCGCGACGCGGTCTCGGACTCCGTCGGCCCCGACTCGCCGCGCTGGACGGCCGGGGCGCGCGTGTCGGTGCCGCTCGACCTGTCCGTGCTGCGCGCGGCGCGGACGGGCCACCGCGCCGAGGCCGCCGCGGCCGGACGCCGCGCCCGGCGCGCCGCGTACGAGTCGGCGGCGAACTGGAAGGACCTGACGGACCGTCTCGAGGACGCGCGCCGCCGCGTGGTCCTCGCGGGAGAGATCGAGAAGGCCCAGCTCGAGCGCGTCGAGACCGAGCGCCGCCGTCACGGCGAGGGCCGCACCACGACGTTCTTCGTGCTCCAGGCGGAGCAGGACTGGGCCGCCGCGCGCCGCTCGCTCGTCGGCGCGGAACTGCAGGTGAAGCTGGCGTCGGCGCGGCTCAAGCCGTACTCCGAGGAGAATTGA
- a CDS encoding TetR/AcrR family transcriptional regulator, which translates to MTVLERKEREFQQREEAILAAALSLFNRDDWQTVTIDQIAAKAEIGKGTIYKHFESKDQIYAKLVVNFHRNILRELGKIDLSQAPLKVIGETLDVFWRSHGLSPEHKRLVRYCEREDFKRLVGDKLSQELDALDNELNSIIIPVVERGIKEGALIDRPVEHLMLSLHASMVGLVEMDGVECVQTDLTAEQKYQVIKEFALRGISKR; encoded by the coding sequence ATGACAGTCCTCGAACGAAAAGAAAGGGAGTTCCAGCAGCGGGAGGAGGCGATCCTCGCCGCGGCGTTGTCTTTGTTCAACCGCGACGACTGGCAGACGGTGACGATCGACCAGATCGCGGCCAAGGCCGAGATCGGCAAGGGCACGATCTATAAGCACTTCGAGAGCAAGGACCAGATCTACGCGAAGCTGGTCGTGAATTTCCACCGGAACATCCTGCGCGAGCTCGGCAAGATCGATCTGAGCCAGGCGCCGTTGAAGGTGATCGGCGAGACCTTGGACGTTTTTTGGCGCTCGCACGGGCTCTCTCCGGAGCACAAGCGCCTCGTGCGCTACTGCGAGCGCGAGGATTTCAAGCGCCTCGTCGGCGACAAGCTGAGCCAGGAGCTCGACGCGCTCGACAACGAGTTGAACTCGATCATCATCCCCGTCGTCGAGCGCGGCATCAAGGAAGGCGCGCTCATCGACCGGCCGGTCGAGCATCTGATGCTCAGCCTGCACGCGTCGATGGTCGGTCTCGTCGAGATGGACGGGGTCGAGTGCGTCCAGACGGACCTCACGGCCGAGCAGAAGTATCAAGTGATCAAAGAGTTCGCGCTGCGCGGAATTTCAAAGCGTTAG
- the rimO gene encoding 30S ribosomal protein S12 methylthiotransferase RimO, with protein sequence MRTKTLKKNKVHVVTLGCSKNLYDSEVLMGQLRAGKFEVEHETGCDDASIVVINTCGFIDNAKQESIDAILDYAAAKKQGKLDKLFVTGCLSERYKEDLEKDIPEVDAYFGTRDLPRLLKALNADYKHELVGERMLTTPRHYAYFKISEGCDRPCSFCAIPLMRGKHVSTPIEDLVAEAKRLAAAGTRELLLIAQDSTYYGLDLYGKRRLADLLRALSDVPGIGWIRLHYAFPAGFPMDVLDVMRERDNICKYLDMPLQHITDRMLTSMRRGTTKAKTEELVATIRGKVPGIALRTTLIAGYPGETIDDHEETLEWVQKTKFDRLGVFQYSHEENTHAYALSDDLPASEKKRRAEGIMAVQQPISLAINASRIGKVVKVLIDRKEGKHFIGRTEQDSPEVDNEVLIPAAAHYLRVGDFADIKITGAEEYDLVGEPV encoded by the coding sequence ATGCGCACGAAAACCCTCAAGAAGAACAAGGTCCACGTCGTCACGCTCGGCTGCTCGAAGAATCTTTACGATTCCGAGGTGCTGATGGGGCAGCTGCGCGCCGGCAAGTTCGAGGTCGAGCACGAGACCGGCTGCGACGACGCCTCCATCGTCGTGATCAACACCTGCGGCTTCATCGACAACGCCAAGCAGGAGTCCATCGACGCCATCCTCGACTACGCGGCGGCCAAGAAGCAGGGGAAGCTCGACAAGCTCTTCGTCACCGGGTGCCTGTCGGAGCGGTACAAAGAGGACCTGGAGAAGGACATCCCCGAGGTGGACGCGTACTTCGGGACGCGCGACCTGCCCCGGCTGCTGAAGGCCCTCAACGCCGATTATAAGCATGAGCTCGTGGGCGAGCGGATGCTCACGACGCCGCGGCATTACGCGTACTTCAAGATCTCCGAGGGCTGCGACCGGCCTTGCTCGTTCTGCGCCATTCCTTTGATGAGAGGAAAGCACGTTTCCACGCCCATCGAGGATCTCGTGGCGGAGGCCAAACGCCTCGCGGCCGCGGGCACGAGAGAGCTTTTACTCATCGCTCAGGACTCGACTTACTACGGTCTCGATCTTTACGGCAAACGGCGTCTGGCGGACCTCTTACGAGCCCTTTCCGACGTCCCCGGCATAGGTTGGATCCGGCTGCACTACGCCTTCCCCGCGGGGTTCCCGATGGACGTGTTGGATGTCATGAGGGAACGGGATAATATCTGCAAATATCTCGACATGCCTCTTCAGCACATCACCGACCGGATGCTGACCTCCATGCGCCGCGGGACCACCAAGGCCAAGACGGAAGAGCTGGTGGCGACGATCCGCGGGAAGGTGCCCGGCATCGCGCTGCGCACGACCTTGATCGCGGGCTACCCGGGCGAGACGATCGACGATCATGAGGAAACGCTCGAGTGGGTCCAGAAAACGAAGTTCGATCGCCTCGGCGTGTTCCAGTACTCCCACGAGGAGAACACGCATGCCTACGCCCTCTCCGATGACCTCCCCGCGAGCGAGAAGAAGCGCCGCGCCGAGGGGATCATGGCCGTCCAGCAGCCGATCTCGCTGGCAATCAACGCCTCGCGCATCGGCAAGGTCGTGAAAGTACTGATCGACCGCAAGGAAGGCAAGCACTTCATCGGGCGCACCGAGCAGGACTCGCCCGAGGTGGACAACGAGGTGCTCATTCCTGCCGCGGCGCATTACCTGCGCGTCGGGGACTTCGCCGACATCAAGATCACGGGCGCCGAGGAGTATGATCTTGTCGGTGAACCAGTTTAG
- a CDS encoding zinc ribbon domain-containing protein — protein MKCPNCGVEAPAGATDCPACGVIFAKFKKKLESLPVPEPARFDPWVGRAIAAAIVAIWMIAFGLYYRRAVSEMPVRNPAGPAGRR, from the coding sequence ATGAAGTGCCCGAATTGCGGCGTCGAGGCGCCGGCCGGCGCGACGGATTGCCCGGCCTGCGGGGTGATCTTCGCCAAGTTCAAGAAGAAGCTCGAGAGCCTGCCGGTCCCGGAGCCCGCGAGGTTCGATCCCTGGGTGGGGCGGGCGATCGCGGCCGCGATCGTGGCGATCTGGATGATCGCCTTCGGCCTCTACTACCGGCGCGCCGTCTCCGAGATGCCGGTGCGCAATCCCGCCGGGCCCGCCGGCCGCCGGTGA
- a CDS encoding RluA family pseudouridine synthase: MSDATTPAADWIEVPFRALKEHEGLRLDTFLAARLGKKYSRVAVQKLIDDGLVTRTSRPVKAAARVGEGETVLIRYRRVAEPPVPHETMPLLYQDERIAVISKPGGTLSHPTDKVLHNTVTHLLAKQLGRKVYLAHRLDRETSGAMVLALDVDAARSLYEQFVGRGVQKEYLAVVFGAVEWASKVVDAPLGAEGKSIRVRRAVGGAGGQSAVTEFRRLATDGRLSLVSALPRTGRLHQIRAHLAHLGHPLVGDKLYCGDGEVYMKAVRKEVSRADLDALGADRQLLHAWRLSFKHPGDGRPLSFEAPVPADFPLRPS; this comes from the coding sequence ATGTCCGACGCGACGACCCCGGCGGCCGACTGGATCGAGGTTCCTTTCCGCGCCCTCAAGGAGCACGAGGGCCTGCGCCTGGACACCTTCCTGGCCGCGCGCCTGGGCAAGAAATACTCCCGCGTCGCCGTGCAGAAGCTCATCGACGACGGCCTCGTCACCCGGACGTCCCGCCCGGTGAAGGCGGCGGCCCGCGTCGGCGAAGGCGAGACCGTCCTCATCCGCTACCGGCGCGTGGCCGAGCCCCCGGTCCCGCACGAGACCATGCCCCTCCTTTATCAGGACGAACGGATCGCGGTCATCTCCAAGCCCGGCGGCACGCTCAGCCATCCCACCGACAAGGTCCTCCACAACACCGTGACCCATCTGCTCGCCAAGCAGCTCGGCCGGAAGGTGTACCTCGCCCACCGTCTCGACCGGGAGACCAGCGGCGCCATGGTCCTGGCCCTCGACGTGGACGCGGCGCGGAGCCTGTACGAGCAGTTCGTCGGACGCGGCGTCCAAAAGGAATACCTCGCGGTGGTGTTCGGAGCCGTGGAGTGGGCCTCGAAGGTCGTCGACGCGCCGTTAGGCGCGGAGGGCAAGTCCATCCGGGTGCGCCGCGCGGTGGGCGGCGCCGGCGGGCAGAGCGCGGTCACCGAGTTCCGCCGCCTGGCCACGGACGGACGCCTGTCGCTCGTCTCGGCGCTGCCCCGCACCGGACGCCTCCATCAGATCCGCGCCCATCTCGCCCACCTCGGCCACCCGCTCGTCGGCGACAAGCTGTACTGCGGCGACGGCGAGGTGTACATGAAGGCGGTGCGCAAGGAGGTGTCCCGCGCCGACCTCGACGCCCTCGGCGCCGACCGCCAGCTCCTGCACGCCTGGCGCCTGTCGTTCAAGCATCCCGGCGACGGCCGCCCGCTCTCCTTCGAGGCGCCCGTACCCGCCGACTTCCCCCTGAGGCCCTCATGA
- a CDS encoding HAD family phosphatase, whose product MAIKAVFFDIGNVLLRFSNKRILRKFAWAVGRHPVKVARLVWKGRIVDRIERGEVTGEEIHALFVRELGYKGDFVRFKTLWCDHFTLDRGSFAILKNLSVRMPTYLLSNTNALHIEHIRSRYAFPAIVKGAILSHELKLRKPQLEIYEAALKLSGTAPEETVFIDDLEENCAGARKAGLHAIRYRGAKDLKKRLGALGL is encoded by the coding sequence ATGGCGATCAAGGCCGTCTTCTTCGATATCGGCAACGTGCTCCTGCGCTTCTCCAACAAGCGCATCCTGCGCAAGTTCGCCTGGGCCGTCGGCCGTCACCCGGTCAAGGTCGCGCGCCTCGTCTGGAAGGGGCGCATCGTCGACCGCATCGAGCGCGGCGAGGTCACGGGCGAGGAGATCCACGCCCTGTTCGTCCGCGAGCTCGGCTACAAGGGCGACTTCGTCCGGTTCAAGACCTTGTGGTGCGACCACTTCACGCTCGACCGCGGCTCCTTCGCGATCCTGAAGAACCTCTCCGTCCGGATGCCGACCTATCTCCTCTCCAACACCAACGCCCTGCACATCGAGCACATCCGCTCGCGCTACGCGTTCCCGGCCATCGTCAAGGGCGCCATCCTGTCGCACGAGCTCAAGCTGCGCAAGCCGCAGCTCGAGATCTACGAGGCCGCGCTCAAGCTGTCGGGCACCGCGCCGGAGGAGACCGTCTTCATCGACGACCTCGAGGAGAACTGCGCGGGCGCCCGCAAGGCCGGACTGCACGCGATCCGCTACCGCGGCGCGAAGGACCTGAAGAAACGGCTGGGGGCGCTGGGACTATGA
- a CDS encoding thioredoxin family protein, which produces MKRIALIAGLALAACGNAGGKGGYDASRDAAADVKNALAQARAGRKRVLIEAGGNWCSWCRIMDRFFEDHPELAALRDENFVVVKVSVEAGGPAPAALQGYPAPAGFPHLYVLDENGTLIQSQNTAELESGQSYDLEKFTFFLNAFGPPKK; this is translated from the coding sequence ATGAAACGGATCGCGCTGATCGCCGGGCTCGCGCTCGCCGCGTGCGGGAACGCCGGGGGCAAGGGCGGCTACGACGCCTCCCGCGACGCCGCCGCCGACGTCAAGAACGCCCTCGCGCAGGCCCGGGCCGGGCGCAAGCGCGTGCTGATCGAGGCCGGCGGGAACTGGTGCTCGTGGTGCAGGATCATGGACCGCTTCTTCGAGGACCACCCCGAGCTCGCCGCTCTGCGCGACGAGAACTTCGTCGTGGTCAAGGTCAGCGTGGAGGCCGGCGGCCCGGCGCCCGCCGCCCTTCAGGGCTACCCCGCTCCCGCCGGCTTCCCCCACCTCTACGTCCTCGACGAGAACGGGACCTTGATCCAGTCGCAGAACACGGCCGAGCTCGAGTCGGGGCAAAGCTACGACCTCGAGAAGTTCACCTTCTTCCTGAACGCCTTCGGGCCGCCCAAGAAGTAG
- a CDS encoding DMT family transporter, with protein sequence MSPLWADLGLVYCAAVWGATFYMVKDALAGVDPVAMVCHRFLLSALLLAPWALVRPGRGRHLKESLILAVLLFLLYTTQTIGLGFTSASNSGFITGLFVIFVPMFLLFFFRKSPTAVQWVSSVLALLGLWMLTGGISSVNFGDVITLVAAATYAGHLLATDQYVRADADAVVLAFHQFWMTGLMALAYCLLSGRSLAVRGDSAAGTIAFLAVVPTLSAFFIQMWAQKVTAPIKVSLIFSLEPVFGAAFAWTLGGEAFVPARAAGGGLIVAAMMAGELSKLDLLRGRKKEILPT encoded by the coding sequence GTGTCTCCGCTCTGGGCTGACCTCGGCCTCGTCTACTGCGCCGCCGTTTGGGGGGCGACGTTCTATATGGTTAAGGACGCCCTCGCGGGCGTCGATCCGGTGGCCATGGTATGCCATCGTTTTTTGTTGTCGGCGCTTCTTCTAGCTCCGTGGGCGCTCGTCCGCCCGGGAAGAGGCCGTCACTTGAAAGAGTCCCTGATCCTCGCCGTTTTGTTGTTTTTGCTGTATACGACGCAGACCATAGGATTGGGTTTTACGTCTGCGTCGAACTCGGGGTTCATCACTGGTTTGTTCGTCATCTTCGTCCCGATGTTCTTGTTGTTTTTCTTCCGCAAGTCCCCGACCGCCGTTCAATGGGTGTCGTCCGTTCTCGCTTTGTTGGGGTTGTGGATGCTGACCGGGGGCATCTCTTCCGTCAATTTCGGCGACGTCATCACCTTGGTCGCCGCCGCCACCTACGCCGGCCACCTCCTCGCCACCGACCAGTACGTCCGCGCCGACGCCGACGCCGTCGTCCTCGCCTTCCATCAATTCTGGATGACCGGCCTGATGGCCCTCGCCTACTGCCTGCTCTCGGGCCGTTCCCTCGCCGTGCGCGGCGACAGCGCCGCCGGCACCATCGCCTTCCTCGCCGTCGTGCCGACCTTGTCCGCCTTCTTCATCCAGATGTGGGCGCAGAAGGTCACCGCGCCGATCAAGGTCAGCCTGATCTTCTCGCTCGAGCCGGTGTTCGGGGCGGCCTTCGCCTGGACGCTCGGCGGCGAGGCCTTCGTCCCCGCGCGCGCGGCCGGCGGCGGCCTGATCGTCGCGGCGATGATGGCGGGGGAGCTCTCCAAGCTCGACCTGCTGAGGGGAAGGAAGAAAGAGATCCTGCCGACCTGA
- a CDS encoding bifunctional 5,10-methylenetetrahydrofolate dehydrogenase/5,10-methenyltetrahydrofolate cyclohydrolase: protein MTTRFLDCRGTAARYFDWVTREVAAMRKKPHLATVLFRPKQNPASLQYRDLMLRDAARLGIPVDGHEAEDEESLLALVRRLNADRAASGLMLLYPLHCALKDEDVMDLVSPAKDVEGLNSTNLGYLIKYKRFLDEARGIKCVVPATAKAVVKILQAYPEIPIEGAFAVVVNNSMRVGKPLGLMLENLGATVVKCYDKTPRAVLEEQARRADILVTAVPDPSFKLDPSWVKKGAAVVDVSYQGNVDAKALDGVASFLTAPDNRIGAMTRAMTFVNLVYCAKNTPARGSRVSALG from the coding sequence GTGACGACGCGCTTCCTCGATTGCCGCGGCACGGCCGCCCGCTACTTCGACTGGGTGACGCGCGAGGTCGCGGCCATGCGCAAGAAGCCGCACCTGGCCACCGTCCTGTTCCGTCCGAAGCAGAATCCCGCGTCGCTGCAGTACCGCGACCTGATGCTGCGCGACGCCGCGCGCCTGGGCATCCCCGTCGACGGCCACGAGGCCGAGGACGAGGAGTCCCTGCTGGCGCTCGTGCGCCGCCTCAACGCCGACCGGGCCGCGTCGGGGCTGATGCTCCTGTATCCGCTCCACTGCGCGCTCAAGGACGAGGACGTGATGGACCTCGTCTCGCCGGCCAAGGACGTCGAGGGCCTCAACTCCACGAACCTCGGCTACCTGATCAAGTACAAGCGCTTCCTCGACGAGGCGCGCGGCATCAAGTGCGTGGTGCCCGCGACCGCCAAGGCCGTCGTGAAGATCCTCCAGGCCTACCCCGAGATCCCGATCGAGGGCGCTTTCGCCGTCGTGGTCAACAACTCGATGCGCGTGGGCAAGCCTCTGGGCCTGATGCTCGAGAACCTCGGGGCGACCGTCGTGAAGTGCTACGACAAGACGCCGCGCGCGGTCCTCGAGGAGCAGGCGCGCCGCGCCGACATCCTCGTCACCGCCGTGCCGGACCCGTCCTTCAAGCTCGACCCGTCGTGGGTCAAGAAGGGCGCGGCCGTCGTCGACGTCTCCTATCAGGGCAACGTCGACGCGAAGGCCCTCGACGGCGTCGCCTCCTTCCTCACCGCGCCCGACAACCGCATCGGCGCGATGACGCGGGCGATGACCTTCGTCAACCTCGTCTACTGCGCCAAGAACACCCCCGCGCGCGGCTCCCGTGTCTCCGCTCTGGGCTGA